In Carassius gibelio isolate Cgi1373 ecotype wild population from Czech Republic chromosome B4, carGib1.2-hapl.c, whole genome shotgun sequence, one DNA window encodes the following:
- the irf5 gene encoding interferon regulatory factor 5 gives MSGQPRRIRLKPWLLAQINSGKYPGLHWLNQERRLFQIPWRHATRHMPTLEEENTIFKAWALETGKYQEGVDEPDPAKWKANLRCALNKSREFGLHYDGTKDTPVQPYKIYEVCDQSVNGDAGDDDEEELQNFVKLSIDPSSYSAYPTRVDIPFTSSIADGYNPTHHNPPMNLLGEVVHNNPSGGASMTSHLSQPSTRPSTGSLTEFPSHSAVKVEQTSYPIHGGGLPNGLGMGTGSIPPPGLQDVVTHSVGPPDIVDSPMQEVPAQAENQVHPCISELLSSPHMLPLTDLDIKFQYRGRTAGSLTVSNPQGCRLYYGNLAPTPEQVELFGPVTLQQVLFPGTAEIQNEKQRFYTDHLLDVMDRGLILEIRGQDIYAIRLCQCKVFWSGPGVPEQGPPNPMEREMKIRVFSLNNFLQCLILYQKGETPTPPPFEIYFCFGEDWPDRKPKEKKLIVVQVVPVVARILTEMFSGELSWSTDSIRLQISNPDLKDQTVEQFKELHRLLQSQNSHPTWAQNIH, from the exons ATGAGTGGTCAACCACGGAGGATCCGTCTGAAGCCATGGCTGCTGGCACAG ATTAACAGCGGGAAATACCCAGGACTGCACTGGCTCAATCAAGAGCGCAGACTGTTCCAGATCCCATGGAGACATGCCACCCGCCATATGCCTACCCTGGAGGAGGAGAACACTATATTTAAG GCTTGGGCTCTGGAAACAGGCAAGTACCAGGAAGGAGTAGATGAGCCTGATCCAGCCAAATGGAAGGCCAACCTCCGCTGTGCCCTAAACAAAAGCAGAGAGTTCGGACTCCACTACGATGGCACTAAGGACACCCCCGTTCAACCTTATAAGATCTATGAGGTGTGCGACCAGTCAGTCAATGGAG ATGCTGGAGACGATGATGAAGAGGAG CTGCAAAACTTTGTCAAACTCTCCATTG ACCCTTCCAGCTACTCAGCATATCCTACTAGAGTTGACATTCCGTTCACCTCTTCTATTGCTGATGGCTATAATCCCACCCACCATAACCCTCCAATGAACCTCTTAGGAGAAGTTGTCCATAATAACCCCAGTGGAGGTGCTTCTATGACCTCTCACCTCTCCCAGCCCAGCACCAGACCTTCGACTGGATCTTTGACTGAATTTCCCAGTCACAGTGCTGTTAAAGTTGAGCAGACGTCTTATCCCATTCATGGCGGTGGACTTCCGAATGGTCTGGGAATGGGGACTGGATCCATACCACCACCTGGTCTTCAAGATGTAGTCACTCATTCTGTAGGCCCTCCAGACATAGTGGACAGCCCAATGCAAGAGGTGCCAGCTCAAGCGGAGAACCAGGTTCATCCCTGCATCTCAGAGTTGCTGAGCAGTCCACACATGTTACCCT TGACTGATCTGGATATCAAGTTCCAGTACAGGGGTCGGACAGCTGGTTCTCTGACTGTCAGTAACCCTCAGGGTTGTAGACTTTACTACGGTAACCTGGCGCCCACACCAGAGCAAGTAGAGCTGTTTGGTCCGGTAACACTGCAGCAGGTGCTGTTTCCAGGAACCGCTGAGATCCAGAACGAGAAGCAGAGGTTCTATACTGACCATCTGCTGGATGTGATGGACCGAGGGCTTATCTTGGAGATCAGGGGACAAGATATCTACGCCATCAGGCTGTGCCAGTGTAAAGTGTTCTGGTCTGGACCAGGTGTACCAGAGCAGGGTCCGCCCAATCCAATGGAAAGAGAAATGAAGATCAGGGTCTTCAGTCTGAACAACTTCCTTCAGT gtcTCATTTTGTATCAGAAAGGAGAGACGCCCACTCCACCTCCCTTTGAGATCTACTTCTGCTTCGGTGAAGACTGGCCAGACAGGAAGCCCAAGGAGAAAAAGCTCATCGTTGTCCAG gTTGTTCCTGTTGTTGCAAGAATCCTTACAGAGATGTTTTCAGGCGAGCTTTCGTGGTCGACAGACAGCATTCGTTTGCAGATCTCCAACCCTGACCTAAAAGACCAAACAGTGGAGCAGTTCAAAGAACTCCACAGACTTCTGCAGAGTCAAAACTCACACCCCACCTGGGCTCAAAACATACATTAA